One window from the genome of Enterobacteriaceae bacterium Kacie_13 encodes:
- the pspG gene encoding envelope stress response protein PspG → MLEILFVLGFFFMLMLTGVSLLGMAVALIVAFALMMLGGFLAIVIKMLPWLVLAVIAVWIYRAYIRPDATKYRHRRLP, encoded by the coding sequence ATGCTGGAAATTCTTTTTGTGCTTGGCTTTTTCTTTATGCTGATGCTGACCGGCGTCTCTCTGCTGGGCATGGCGGTTGCACTGATCGTGGCGTTTGCTCTGATGATGCTGGGGGGATTCCTGGCGATTGTTATCAAAATGTTGCCATGGTTGGTTTTGGCCGTGATCGCCGTCTGGATTTATCGCGCTTATATCAGGCCGGACGCCACTAAATACCGTCACCGCCGTTTACCATGA
- a CDS encoding NADPH:quinone reductase, with product MAKRIQFSETGTPDVLQYVDYQPQDPQAGEVQVENKAVGINYIDTYVRSGLYPPASFPAGLGTEAAGVVTKVGSAVTGIKPGDRVVYAQSALGAYSEIHNVPQEKIAILPDAISFEQAAASFLKGLTVYYLLRLTHKVQPGETILFHAAAGGVGLIACQWAKALGVKLIGTVGSDEKAERAKQAGAWATINYHKEDIATRVAELTNGEKVGVVYDSVGKDTFEKSLNSLKRRGLLVSFGNASGPVKGVDLAILNQKGSLFVTRPSLNGYVTNREELEEASSELFSLIASGAIEVEVSDAQKFPLSEAKRAHETLESRVTQGSSLLIPGK from the coding sequence ATGGCCAAGCGCATCCAGTTTTCTGAAACAGGTACACCTGACGTTCTGCAATACGTTGATTATCAGCCACAAGATCCACAGGCCGGTGAAGTTCAGGTCGAAAACAAAGCTGTCGGCATTAATTATATTGATACCTACGTCCGCAGCGGCCTGTATCCGCCTGCCAGCTTCCCCGCGGGTTTAGGCACCGAAGCGGCTGGCGTGGTCACCAAAGTCGGCAGTGCCGTCACCGGCATCAAACCGGGGGACCGCGTGGTGTACGCCCAGTCAGCCCTTGGCGCTTACAGCGAAATTCATAACGTGCCTCAGGAAAAAATCGCCATTCTGCCGGACGCCATTAGTTTCGAGCAGGCGGCGGCGTCCTTTCTGAAAGGGCTGACGGTGTATTATCTGCTGCGTCTGACCCACAAAGTACAGCCGGGCGAAACGATTTTGTTCCATGCCGCAGCTGGCGGAGTAGGTTTGATTGCCTGTCAGTGGGCAAAAGCGCTGGGCGTGAAACTGATCGGGACCGTGGGTTCTGACGAAAAGGCGGAACGCGCGAAACAGGCCGGTGCCTGGGCAACTATCAATTATCATAAAGAGGATATCGCTACCCGCGTGGCAGAGTTGACGAATGGCGAGAAGGTCGGCGTGGTCTACGACTCCGTCGGCAAAGACACGTTTGAGAAGTCGCTGAACAGCCTTAAACGTCGCGGCTTGCTGGTAAGTTTCGGTAATGCGTCCGGGCCGGTAAAGGGCGTGGATTTGGCAATTCTCAATCAGAAAGGCTCACTGTTCGTGACGCGCCCCTCCCTCAATGGGTATGTGACTAACCGCGAGGAGCTGGAGGAAGCAAGTAGCGAATTGTTCTCACTGATCGCCAGCGGCGCAATTGAGGTAGAAGTCAGCGATGCACAGAAATTCCCGCTCTCCGAAGCCAAACGCGCGCACGAAACGCTGGAAAGCCGCGTGACGCAAGGTTCGAGCTTACTGATTCCGGGTAAATAA
- the dnaB gene encoding replicative DNA helicase — protein MAAKKPTFQQNETRDRQMEGLKLPPHSLEAEQSVLGGLMLDNERWDNVAERVVSNDFFSRPHRLIFTEMQRLLEMSKPIDLITLSESLEQKGDLDSVGGFAYLAELSKNTPSAANIGAYADIVRERAVVREMISVANEIADAGYDPQGRSSEDLLDLAESRVFQIAESRASKDEGPKSIDRILESTVSRIEELFQRPHDGVTGVSTGYADLDKKTAGLQKSDLIIVAARPSMGKTTFAMNLAENAAMMQDKPVLIFSLEMPGDQIMMRMLASLSRVDQTKIRTGQLDDEDWARISSTMGILLEKRNMYIDDSSGLTPTEVRSRARRIFREHGGLSLIMIDYLQLMRVPALSDNRTLEIAEISRSLKALAKELQVPVVALSQLNRSLEQRADKRPVNSDLRESGSIEQDADLIMFIYRDEVYHDNSEEKGIAQIILGKQRNGPIGTVRLTFNGQFSRFDNYGGPQYDED, from the coding sequence ATGGCAGCAAAAAAACCGACCTTTCAACAGAACGAAACCCGCGATCGCCAGATGGAAGGCCTCAAGCTGCCGCCGCACTCGCTGGAAGCCGAGCAATCCGTTCTGGGCGGGCTGATGCTGGACAACGAACGCTGGGATAACGTCGCCGAGCGCGTGGTCAGCAATGACTTCTTCAGCCGGCCACATCGCCTGATTTTCACCGAAATGCAGCGTTTGCTGGAAATGAGCAAACCGATCGACCTGATTACGCTGTCTGAATCTCTGGAACAGAAAGGGGATCTGGATTCGGTCGGCGGTTTTGCCTATCTGGCAGAACTCTCAAAAAATACACCAAGTGCGGCTAACATCGGCGCCTATGCTGACATCGTACGCGAACGCGCTGTAGTGCGTGAAATGATCTCCGTCGCCAATGAAATTGCCGATGCCGGTTATGATCCGCAGGGCCGCAGCAGCGAAGATCTGCTGGATTTAGCCGAATCCCGCGTATTCCAGATTGCCGAAAGCCGCGCCAGCAAAGATGAAGGCCCGAAAAGTATTGACCGCATTCTGGAAAGCACCGTTTCCCGTATCGAAGAACTGTTCCAGCGTCCGCACGATGGCGTGACGGGCGTCTCAACCGGTTATGCTGATCTTGATAAGAAAACTGCTGGTTTGCAGAAATCTGACTTAATCATCGTGGCGGCGCGGCCGTCGATGGGTAAAACCACATTTGCGATGAACCTCGCCGAAAACGCCGCGATGATGCAGGATAAACCGGTCTTAATTTTCAGTCTTGAAATGCCCGGTGACCAGATCATGATGCGTATGCTGGCGTCGCTTTCCCGCGTCGATCAGACCAAAATCCGTACCGGTCAGCTTGATGACGAGGACTGGGCGCGTATTTCCAGCACCATGGGGATTCTGCTTGAAAAACGGAACATGTATATCGATGACTCCTCAGGCCTGACGCCGACGGAGGTTCGTTCGCGCGCGCGCCGAATTTTCCGTGAGCACGGCGGCCTGAGCCTTATCATGATCGACTACCTCCAGCTGATGCGCGTTCCGGCCCTGTCCGATAACCGTACGCTTGAAATTGCCGAAATCTCCCGCTCGCTGAAAGCGCTGGCGAAAGAATTGCAGGTACCAGTGGTGGCGCTGTCGCAGTTGAACCGAAGCCTGGAGCAACGTGCAGATAAGCGCCCGGTCAACTCCGACTTGCGTGAATCCGGCTCCATCGAGCAGGATGCCGACTTAATCATGTTCATTTATCGTGACGAGGTTTATCACGATAACAGTGAAGAGAAAGGCATCGCGCAAATCATCCTCGGTAAGCAGCGTAACGGCCCAATCGGGACGGTAAGACTGACATTCAACGGCCAGTTCTCGCGTTTCGATAACTACGGCGGCCCGCAATACGACGAGGATTAA
- the alr gene encoding alanine racemase, translated as MKAATAVIDRRALRHNLQRVRQLAPQSRLVAVVKANAYGHGFLETVHSLQDADFYGVSRLSEALSLRQAGIVKPVLLLEGFFSASELPLLVEHQLHTAVHSVEQLEALENVQLAQPLNVWLKIDTGMHRLGVQPAQADAFYQRLSACPNVVQPVNMMSHFCRADEPQSDATPKQMHCFHEVSEGKAGLKSIAASGGILLWPESHFDLVRPGIILYGVSPMETGDASDFGLQPVMTLTSSLIAVREHAAGEPVGYGSTWTSDRDTRLGVVAMGYGDGYPRSAPNGTPVLVNGRIVPIAGRVSMDMITVDLGPDATDNVGDEVIFWGKDLPAERVAAVTGISAYELITQLSERVSRDYIGD; from the coding sequence ATGAAAGCGGCTACGGCTGTCATTGATCGCCGCGCTCTGCGACACAATCTGCAACGGGTACGTCAACTGGCACCACAAAGTCGTCTGGTTGCAGTAGTGAAAGCAAACGCTTATGGGCATGGCTTCTTAGAGACGGTGCACAGCTTACAAGACGCTGATTTTTACGGCGTCTCCCGCCTTAGCGAAGCGCTGTCGCTGCGCCAAGCCGGGATAGTTAAACCGGTTCTCCTGCTTGAAGGCTTCTTCTCCGCCAGCGAATTACCGCTGCTGGTGGAACATCAGCTGCATACCGCCGTCCACAGTGTCGAACAGCTAGAGGCGCTGGAAAATGTGCAGCTGGCGCAGCCGCTGAACGTGTGGCTGAAAATCGATACCGGCATGCACCGTCTGGGTGTTCAGCCTGCGCAGGCCGACGCGTTTTATCAGCGCCTGAGTGCCTGTCCGAACGTGGTTCAGCCGGTCAATATGATGAGCCATTTCTGCCGTGCAGATGAGCCACAAAGCGACGCCACGCCAAAACAGATGCATTGTTTCCATGAGGTATCCGAAGGCAAAGCAGGACTGAAATCCATAGCGGCCTCCGGTGGCATCCTGCTATGGCCGGAATCACATTTTGATCTCGTGCGCCCGGGCATCATTCTCTACGGCGTCTCGCCGATGGAAACCGGTGACGCCAGTGATTTTGGGCTGCAACCGGTGATGACGCTTACTTCCAGCCTGATTGCCGTGCGCGAACATGCCGCCGGTGAGCCGGTCGGTTACGGCAGCACCTGGACCAGCGATCGCGATACGCGCCTCGGCGTGGTGGCCATGGGCTATGGGGACGGTTATCCGCGCAGCGCACCAAACGGTACGCCGGTGCTGGTGAATGGCCGCATTGTGCCGATTGCCGGGCGGGTATCGATGGACATGATTACCGTAGATTTAGGGCCGGACGCGACGGACAACGTCGGCGATGAAGTCATTTTCTGGGGCAAGGATTTACCGGCAGAACGCGTTGCGGCGGTTACCGGCATCAGTGCTTACGAGCTGATCACGCAGTTAAGCGAGCGAGTCAGCCGTGATTATATTGGCGACTGA
- a CDS encoding transporter substrate-binding domain-containing protein has translation MKKIFTSLAVLTLFPTLALADSTSSRLERVIQKGSLNVCTTGDYKPYTFLKEPGQYEGIDIAMAESLAASLDVKVNWVPVTWKSLMDEMSAGHCDIAMGGISVTLKRQQKAWFANVLDQDGKIPLVRCEDVRKYQTVEQLNKPNVRLIEPAGGTNEAFVHSHLPKGALTLSDNVTIFQKLADKEADVMITDASEALYQQKRYPKLCAVNPKKPLQYGEKAYMLPRDDLSWKMYVDQWLHLSKATGEYQQVVSKWLAVKK, from the coding sequence ATGAAAAAGATCTTCACCTCTCTCGCCGTGCTTACCCTGTTCCCCACTCTGGCTCTGGCAGACTCAACGTCTTCACGTCTGGAACGGGTTATTCAGAAAGGCTCTCTGAATGTCTGCACCACCGGCGACTACAAACCTTACACATTTTTGAAAGAACCGGGCCAATACGAGGGCATTGATATTGCGATGGCCGAGTCGCTGGCGGCAAGTCTGGACGTGAAAGTCAATTGGGTGCCGGTGACGTGGAAATCGCTGATGGATGAGATGTCCGCCGGGCATTGCGATATCGCGATGGGCGGGATTTCGGTCACGTTGAAGCGCCAGCAAAAAGCCTGGTTCGCCAACGTATTGGATCAGGACGGGAAAATCCCTCTGGTGCGCTGCGAAGACGTGCGTAAATACCAGACTGTTGAACAGCTGAACAAACCCAACGTGCGTCTGATCGAACCGGCGGGCGGCACCAATGAAGCCTTTGTTCACAGCCATCTGCCAAAAGGCGCGCTGACGCTGAGCGATAACGTGACCATCTTCCAGAAACTGGCGGATAAGGAAGCGGACGTGATGATTACCGATGCGTCCGAAGCGCTGTATCAGCAGAAACGCTATCCGAAACTGTGTGCAGTAAATCCGAAAAAGCCGCTGCAATATGGTGAGAAAGCCTACATGCTGCCGCGTGATGATCTGAGCTGGAAGATGTACGTCGACCAGTGGCTTCATCTGAGTAAAGCCACCGGTGAGTATCAGCAGGTGGTCAGTAAATGGCTGGCGGTGAAGAAGTAA
- a CDS encoding AsnC family transcriptional regulator translates to MYSIDDYDLKILTLLQANGRLTNQELSELVGLSASQCSRRRIGLEQAQLILGYHARLAPEAVGLGMIGLIEVRLINHLPAQVDSFHSMLGEVDAIIDAYKTTGDADYLLKVAVKDLAGLSTLISQILSVHKSVAHVKTSVVLNRLKENGLLTVS, encoded by the coding sequence ATGTATAGCATTGATGATTACGACCTGAAGATTTTGACGTTATTACAAGCGAACGGAAGACTTACCAATCAGGAACTTAGCGAGTTGGTCGGCTTATCCGCCTCCCAATGCTCCCGCCGCCGTATCGGGCTGGAACAGGCGCAGTTGATCCTCGGTTATCACGCCCGTCTGGCCCCTGAAGCCGTCGGCCTGGGAATGATTGGACTGATTGAAGTTCGATTAATCAATCATTTGCCTGCGCAGGTGGATTCCTTCCACAGTATGCTTGGAGAAGTCGATGCCATCATTGATGCCTACAAAACCACGGGCGACGCCGATTATTTATTAAAAGTTGCGGTGAAAGATTTAGCCGGTTTAAGTACGTTGATAAGCCAAATCCTTTCAGTGCATAAAAGTGTGGCTCATGTAAAAACATCGGTTGTGCTTAACCGGTTAAAAGAAAACGGCTTATTAACGGTTTCCTGA
- a CDS encoding YitT family protein, which translates to MASVDNFEKPVAQPRTAHSALEDVLAIVIGTLMVSFGVVMLRQVGALTGGTAGMAFLAHYLTQVSFGTAFFIINLPFYYLSIRRMGWQFTLKTFSAVALVSVFSDLHPLFVHFDHLQPFYATLFGNVIMGIGFIVLFRHKASLGGVNILALFLQDKYGIRAGKLQMGVDCCIVLASLFVVSYEMLIASILGAVIVNLIIAMNHRPGRYSV; encoded by the coding sequence ATGGCAAGTGTTGATAATTTTGAAAAACCGGTGGCACAGCCGCGTACCGCGCATTCGGCTCTCGAAGACGTGCTGGCGATAGTGATCGGTACGCTGATGGTCTCTTTTGGAGTAGTGATGCTGCGTCAGGTTGGCGCGCTGACCGGCGGCACGGCTGGCATGGCGTTTCTGGCGCACTATCTGACGCAGGTCTCTTTCGGTACGGCCTTCTTTATCATCAACTTACCATTCTACTATCTTTCTATCCGTCGCATGGGCTGGCAGTTCACGCTGAAAACCTTCAGCGCCGTGGCACTGGTGTCAGTGTTTTCCGATCTGCATCCGCTGTTCGTTCACTTTGATCATCTCCAGCCGTTTTACGCCACGTTGTTCGGTAACGTCATTATGGGCATCGGCTTCATCGTGTTGTTTCGACACAAAGCCAGCCTCGGCGGTGTGAATATTCTGGCGCTGTTTCTGCAGGATAAATACGGCATCCGCGCGGGCAAATTGCAGATGGGCGTGGACTGCTGCATCGTGCTGGCGTCGCTGTTTGTGGTCAGCTATGAAATGCTGATCGCCTCTATTCTGGGTGCGGTGATTGTGAACCTGATTATCGCGATGAACCACCGTCCGGGGCGTTACAGCGTCTGA